A window of Schistocerca cancellata isolate TAMUIC-IGC-003103 chromosome 1, iqSchCanc2.1, whole genome shotgun sequence genomic DNA:
CTTTTGTATACTGCAACGGAGGAAAAGACTAAGGGTTTCATCAAACCCAAAAAGTTTTCGGATAGTCAAATAACAGGTGTAACAGGAAAGACAGATGGGTTAGGTAGTTTCTCCCTGAAGATAGTTAATAATTCAGGAATAATAGAAAATGAATCATTCTTGAGTACAACAGCTCCTGGCCTGCATCTGCTAAAAGAAACTGTGCTAAGCAATTTTCGTGTTGttagtgaaaaatataaaaataaaaagtggaTAGTTCTTCCAGGTGAACACAGACTTAATGGACCTGATGGGAATGAGCTACCAACAAATTTTATTGTGACACAAATTACTGGAAAAGCGCCTTTTGAAATAGATATTATTTTTGAGTCAAATAGTGCCTTCGAAAGAACAGAATCACTGAAAGGAGCAATTTATACTAAGGAATTACAAATATGGAGGGATGCCTTCAGTCACAGATTTGAAAACACATTCCACCTGGAGGAAAAAGGATTTGGTACAGATGAACAAGAATTTGCAAAGGCAGCTTTTAGTAATATGGTTGGTGGAATTGGATACTTTTATGGTGCATCCCGCGTAGAGTCACCTTACACTAGAGGACCTGTTCCATACTGGAAAGCTCCTTTATACACTGCAGTACCATCTAGAAGCTTTTTCCCAAGAGGATTTTTATGGGATGAAGGTTTTCATGGTTTGCTCATTGCATCGTGGGATCTAGATATTGAGTTGGATATTATATGTCACTGGTTTGATTTAATGAATGTTGAAGGCTGGATTCCCCGGGAGCAAATATTAGGCCAAGAGGCTCTGAGCAAAGTACCTGAGGAATTTGTTATCCAGAGAAATTCTAATGCCAACCCACctacattttttattactttaCAGTTTATACTACAAAATTTTGCATACCAGCTTACTGAGGAAGATGGGCGACTGGAAGCACTGGAACGTCTTTATCCACGACTGCAAGTGTGGTTTGAATGGTTTAATACTACACAAGTAGGTGATATGCCTGGCTCGTACCGGTGGAGAGGTAGAGATTCAACTACAAACAGAGAAATAAATCCCAAAACACTGACATCTGGCTTGGATGATTACCCAAGGGCATCACATCCCAATGTAGATGAACGTCATATAGACTTGCGGTGCTGGATTGCTGCTGCATCTTCTACTCTAGCTGAAATAGCAAAATTGTTGAATGTGAACAATGCAAAGTACATGAATACAGTTTCATATTTATCTGAAGAGACTCTTCTAGATGAACTACATTGGTCAAAACACTCATCTTCATTTGCAGATTTTGGGTTGCACACTGACAAGGTAGTTCTGAAGCGACCACCTCCTCAACCAGGAAGGCAACCAGGACAGCCTTATCAGTCACAACAAGAACGAGAGAAAATTCGCGTTGTTCTAAAAGATCCAGAACTGCAGTTTGTTGATTCACATTTTGGTTATGTTAGCTTATTTCCCTTCTTACTACAATTAATGAAACCAGATTCTCCAAAACTTGGTAAGGTATTAGATGATATAAAACGTCCAGAGCTGCTTTGGACTAAATATGGGTTAAGATCATTAGCTAAAACTTCTCCTTTATACATGAAATACAATACGGAACATGACCCACCTTACTGGCGAGGTCCCATATGGATTAATATGAACTACCTTGCTGTTAGAGCACTACATTATTACAGTGAAATCAATGGACCCTATATGGAGAAATCAAGAGAAATATATAATGAACTTCgacaaaatttgataaaaaatattttcaaggaGTATAAACGCACTGGTTATCTTTGGGAACAGTATAATGATGAAACAGGAGAAGGGCAGAGATCAAGACCTTTTACAGGGTGGTCATCATTAGTAGTTTTAATGATGGCAGAACTATTCTGAAACAAAACATCACTGcataaacagattttttaaaatcaagTAATCCTTTTGAACATGATtacattttaaagaaaaataccACATTTGCTGCACTGGAAACAATATATTTTCAGAGGTACTTCCATTAAAATGTGTCTTTCTGAtgttgttgctgttgatattgTGATCTCAATATATTTTGTTGGTACTTTGGTAAAGATTAATTCTTAATATATGCCTTTTTACTGAGAGTGAAGTGACTATGCTATCAgtaagcattccttctattttaAGAAGGGTTAACTTGATATTCTAAAGTAGTCCCATAAGAATGTAACAATTTTAACTGTGACTTCTGTCAACAAAATCTTGTACATTCTGTACATGATTCATTTTACACAAGAAACTGAAAGGTGAGAACTTTCCTTGTTCATTATTGGTTGTGactctaaaataaaattttatttttgattcaTTACAATgatttatattatgctttgtaaagaaACTGACAGTAAGCAagtatcattatttattattacaatgtctgtgttttcaGACACACATGCATGTTTGAAGAAACAGACATTTGTGACACTCTGCAGCTGTAGTAATATTACTCAATTTTGTTACAAATATGAATATTTTCGACACCAGCTGAGTTAGGCATGGAAATCATACctattggtgacacatgaaaatttgtgctggactgggactcaaacttgCATTTCCTGCTTATCATGAGTGTTCACCTTAACCATCTTGCCTATCTGTGCACACATCCAAGACTGATCCAATCCTCCATATGTCACATTGTATACATGCCTGTTGCTTGCAGCTTACCTGGAGTCCCGCAACAGGCTTAATGAGACAGACTTGTTCAACATTAGTTATTCTTGTTTtgcctatacaggctgtgatatgtATTAGTACAGTGTGTGTTCCTTCACACACGCATGTGCATCATCTCCAaacacacagcacagaaaacctcaaAAAATGTCATTATTTACAATGAGCACACAGTGTAGGTGAACATGGGGAAATGAGTGAGGCATTCTTAAGATTAAACATGTGGGAAGGTTAGCATCGCTGGCCAGAGAAAATGACTCTTGATATTATCTCTTACTGTTGACAGGAGCAGTTCAGTTTGCTCTGTGACTTGAGTGTGTTATGTCATGTATTGAGTTTCTAAAATAAAGTGTCTTATATGTCGTCTATCATTCACTGCCACTACATACCAGAGTCCACCACCGGTAGTGCAGAGCATGGTGTGGAGCCGACAACCATAGGTCCGTGAGGAACTCACTGTCCAGAGGGGGCGGGTGAGTCTTGGAGATGGCTAGACGGCCATCATCAGTGAAACATGTCGCAGTCATTCAGGAGGAAACAGATGTTGTGCAGATAGCTTCTTGTGTGTAACCAGTTTCCCAATAGATGTCTGTGGAACTGTGGTATGTTGCTGGAACATTGTATTCAGTCCAGTAACCAATGTTCAGCTAcccacttctgttcacattaaggctactaacaagcaacagtacttacaatttgatagttgccatcctttccatatcaaacattccctcccatatgcTGGCTTCTTCTGCAATGGTGTGGTGATGAGGGTGTCATGCTCAGTGATAGCCAGTTGAATTCGTGCGAGTTTGGGTTCCCACCATTGTGAGGCCACTGGAGGTTGTGGCAAGGCAAGGTGGCTGCCATTGTTGTTGGTGTCAGTTACACATTGTCAATTTACATAATAGTAGGGTGGAAAATAATGTCTAAGCACTATTCAACTGTCTGAAAGGCACACTTGTGAAAATGTTTACTGTCTAAAAGTGGCGCAGTCAAAACAGCAGCGTCGATGAGAGCATGCTGTCTAGTTGGATAGTGTGTGTCTGTCCAGCACTGTAATGACACTTCGTATCTGAATTTAAGTCCCATGGAGACTGTTGGCTGCAACATTGCATAGCACCAAACATGTGGGTTATATATTCCATGTCGAAATGGGCCATCTCTTGTGCACTGATGGAATGCTGAACCCCATGGATGCACTGGGCAGTTAGTACAATACACAGTTATGATGATATTTGAACACAGTTTGATGCATTGCACGTGAATGTTCTATGTTGTAGCATGGCACATAAAACAAGGCTGCAGGAAAATCACTGCCAGTTTGTATGAAATACTTAGTGGCAGAGAGTGATAATGGCTGCATTGTCATTGCCCAGTAACTAGCTCTGTAGTAAAGTAAGAAAATACATCATGATGGTGTAGCAGAGGGTCACCAGTGCAGAACTCCAGATGTAGTGAGAACGAATGATAGATGACACAGTGGTATGGAGTACACTTTATTTAAGAAACTCAATACATGCAAGAATACATGACATCAATTACTTGAGTCACAGAGTGACTCCCATCATCCGCCAGAGATAAAACTGTGTGTGATTTTCTGTGTACAGCAATACTAACATTCCCCCAAAACATGTACTTTTTGAGATCTTGgtggttttttttaatgaattatttggaCCAAGGAATGGTATTAGGGAAATGTAATTCAACAGTAATATGTATTTATTATACAGTAAGCTTCCCCTATGCCCATTTAGAAATATCTTTCGATTTGAGGAAGTTATTCTGAAATTGGTGACTctcattaaaaaaagtaaaaacatgTTTAGATCAACTAATGTTCATTTTAAGCCCTCAGTTTAgatgttttattatattttacaaTAAATAGGAATGTCTGGGTTTTGGGTGGTGTACTAGTAATACTCCAACCAAAGTAAAGTTTTTATGAGTTCCTTCTGAGCCCAAAGGTGACCATGCCATGTCTGTAAAAAGTTACTGTGCCTTTAATTTGCAGATTAAAGTAACACTTTTTACTGGGTTTCTCTCAGGAAATGAGGGATAAAAACTGTCGTCAAACTTAATACAGAGACCAAACTGGGAATGCTATGAATGATTTAGCTGGTTCGATGGACCGCATTAGCTTGGTTTGAACATAGCCACTAGTGAAATGAGGATGAATAGCCTGTCCACTTCACCAGATGAAAGCTGCAACCCTCAGCAGCCAGGGAACGAGTCATGGTAGTACAAGGACACTGGTACTGTACTACTCTGTGCTCTGACTCAGAAACTAAGTGTTGCATGGTGCACTTAGAAATTTCTCTAGCATGTTAGATGGTGGACTTACACTCTTGGAAGATTCTAACTCATTCATACTGTAGCTTTTTTCTTAGTAGCCTGACTATTTCCCATGTGATGTCAATGTATATTACCTCATAATGAGTGGAACTTCCCGTGTTCTGTAACTACTTCTTTTGACAAACTGTTAAATTGAAATTTGCAGACTTAAGAGTAATTGCAACATATTGTACACCCTTGCGGTGAGTGACACA
This region includes:
- the LOC126092096 gene encoding mannosyl-oligosaccharide glucosidase yields the protein MARQRKPLSVESTHQKPGKKKAVEDNSKKSRGMPFVWKAVTVVCLAVAGCIGYMGYLETRVNTPYDDTKIVAKSGLEVPDRYWGSYRPGVYFGMKTRDPHSLVTGLMWYLPHMLRPDGSGIRHWCEQSDNLDRYTWTAHDGRNFGIQEIDDGPFRITTSFVKRLGGSHGGDWTARISVTTQDVTMKQQYISLLLYTATEEKTKGFIKPKKFSDSQITGVTGKTDGLGSFSLKIVNNSGIIENESFLSTTAPGLHLLKETVLSNFRVVSEKYKNKKWIVLPGEHRLNGPDGNELPTNFIVTQITGKAPFEIDIIFESNSAFERTESLKGAIYTKELQIWRDAFSHRFENTFHLEEKGFGTDEQEFAKAAFSNMVGGIGYFYGASRVESPYTRGPVPYWKAPLYTAVPSRSFFPRGFLWDEGFHGLLIASWDLDIELDIICHWFDLMNVEGWIPREQILGQEALSKVPEEFVIQRNSNANPPTFFITLQFILQNFAYQLTEEDGRLEALERLYPRLQVWFEWFNTTQVGDMPGSYRWRGRDSTTNREINPKTLTSGLDDYPRASHPNVDERHIDLRCWIAAASSTLAEIAKLLNVNNAKYMNTVSYLSEETLLDELHWSKHSSSFADFGLHTDKVVLKRPPPQPGRQPGQPYQSQQEREKIRVVLKDPELQFVDSHFGYVSLFPFLLQLMKPDSPKLGKVLDDIKRPELLWTKYGLRSLAKTSPLYMKYNTEHDPPYWRGPIWINMNYLAVRALHYYSEINGPYMEKSREIYNELRQNLIKNIFKEYKRTGYLWEQYNDETGEGQRSRPFTGWSSLVVLMMAELF